In Rhodococcus qingshengii JCM 15477, the sequence AATCCATCCGCGAACTCAAGTACTACCGCGGCACTGCATTCGTCGCGGCGCCCGGACCGTCGAGCGCGGAGATCGCAGCCGTCGTAGAGGGCTTGGGTCCCGCCTGACCTGCCGATTGGCTTCCTGACCGACTTTCGCGCTAGTATCTCTTTCGTCAAAGCAGCCGGGTCAAACCGGTGGCCGAGGCAATGGTGGGCGTAGTTCAGTTGGTAGAGCACCAGGTTGTGATCCTGGCTGTCGCGGGTTCGAGTCCCGTCGCTCACCCAAGCGGAACCCCCGAAGATGTCGAAAGACATCTTCGGGGGTTCTTTTGGTTTGTGCGCCAGCCCCAATCTCCCCTTCCACAGCCGGGTGGGGTGGCGACCGCGACAAATCGCGCGCTCCCGAGCAACCCGTGCCCGAGCCGAGCGAACGTACCTCTGGTCGCTTCAGATAGACCGAAAGCCACTTTCGCTCACATCGGGGTAGCTGGAATTCGCCGCAAATAGCCCCAGCCGTCGATCACTCGGGCGACGGTTGCGGCTCCCAGACACCTGCGACGGTCCCCTCGCGAACATGTCGCTCGTACGCCGAAACCTTGTCGTGGATGACGTTCAGGTTTTCCTGCATCGCAGCGATCCTGGATCGAATCAACTCCTCATGCGACTGCAAAAGTGAAAGCCGCTCTTTCTCGTTTCCCGGCCCTGACCTGACGAGTGCGGCGAATTCGCGGATCGTTGCGATCGGCATACCCGAGTCTCGGAATCGATTGCACAGCTTCAACCAAGAG encodes:
- a CDS encoding MerR family transcriptional regulator; protein product: MRELSIGDVAVQTGISIDSLRYFEREELLVHEVARSAGGRRVYSESDVSWLKLCNRFRDSGMPIATIREFAALVRSGPGNEKERLSLLQSHEELIRSRIAAMQENLNVIHDKVSAYERHVREGTVAGVWEPQPSPE